A window of uncultured Methanoregula sp. genomic DNA:
TTTTTTTGAACGGATTAATTCCATTGAATGAGCTTATCCGATAATCGTGTTGTTTCCGATCGATACTATGAGAGACTGTATATATAATTCTGACAAGAATAACGGAAGAATGCCATCTGAACGATAATATCTATCCAGCAGCATCTCCCGGGAACGTGCATTATTGTGAGTGCGATAATTGTAGCGATATCAGTTTTTATGGTTTACCCCAACAGTTTTTCATTTATATTGAGAATACTCAAAAAACAACTTGGATAAGAATTTTTTGATATTTCACGTAAAAAAACATAATATCTTCAGAATTTCGTGGGACGGGTTGAAATAAATATATATATAATTAAGACATTTTATCAGATACGGGTTTGCAACTATTTGAAACCCCAAGGTGAATCATGAAATCGATAAACAATGATAATGCTTTCACCGGCCTCGAGGCAGCGATTGTGCTCATTGCATTCGTTGTCGTTGCGGCGGTGTTCTCGTATGTGGTGCTCGGCGCCGGGTTCTTCACTACCCAGAAGAGCCAGGAAGTCGTTCACACCGGTGTACAGCAGGCAAGCTCAACTCTCGAAATTGTCGGCAATGTCTATGGTACCGGAACGGCAGGATCTTCAATCAACAGGATCAATTTCTCGGCTGCATTAGCTCCCGGTGGAACCCCGGTTGACTTTGAGAAAGTCGTCATCACCTACAGCAATGCATCCCAGCTGGAAACTCTCGGACGTATGCCTAACAAAGGAGATACCGTTACTACAGGAAAATGGGGAGTTGTCACAGTCCAGAACCAGGTAACCAATGACTATGTACTCGAGAAAGGCGAGCAGTTCGATATCACGGCAATGCCAACAAACCCCATTGTCAAGAACGACCAGTTCCAGCTTGAGATCAAGCCGGCGATCGGTGCAGCACTCTCAATCTCTCGTACTGCCCCGGCTTCGATCCTGACGGTCAATACCCTCTACTAATCTTTTTTATTTTTCTCAAACCCGTTGCAGGGTACTTTTTTCAGGCGCATGTTTCTGGATTTGCAGTACGTTTCGTTCAGTCTCCACGAATAGCATAACGGGCACGATACATTTTCAGATTCGAAAGAATCCCGCGCAGCAAAACCGTGTGCAAAGAGACACGAGTGAAAAGCCCTAAAAGAAGTGAGATCAGAAAAGGAGATTTAATATTTCCGCTTCACAAACAGGGCGACGACCAGCAGTGCCCCGAGAATTGTTACTGGCAGAACCGGGGATTTGTGCGTAGGCGTTGCTGCAACCAGCGCGGAAGAGACCGTGCTGGTAGCACCGGCATTTACCTGGATGGTTGTTGAATAATCCTGGTATCCATCAAGCCGCATGGTCACGAGATGATTACCGGCAGCGACACTGTTCAGCGTAAGAGGTGTGATCCCGATAAAATTGTTATCAAGGAAGACATTGGCACCCGATGGTGTCGAGGACACGGACAGACCCCCCGTACCGGATACCGGTGAGAGTGGCTGGAGAACCTTGTTCACTTCCGTAACAGTATTTGCGGTAACACTGACCACAGCGGAGTAGGGCTGGTACCCGTTCAGGGAAAGGGCAACCGTGCGGGACCCTACGGGGATGTTATTCAGTTTGAGGGAGCCGGAGGCGGGTGTCTGCCCGAAACTGATCCCGTCGACCGTAACCGCTGCACCACCTGGGCTCGAAGAGACATAAATCCATCCAGAGCTGCTGACCGGCAGGGGATTCAAAGTCCCGTCAACCGTCCTGGTACCCCCGGCAGGAACGTCAACCGTGGACTTCCAGTCATAATAACCGGCATGATCGAGCTGGACAATATGGGTAGTTGCAGCCACATTGTTGATCGTCATCGGAGTGATGCCCCGGTAGACACTGTCAAGATAGATATTGGAACCGGTCGGCTGGGAGATTATGTAGAGCGAACCGGTGGTATCGAGCCGGGAGAGCGGGCAGTAGACACTGGATCTCGATCCGGAGGAGACCGATACCGAGGTTGTGTAGGGCTGGTAGCCGGACATGTCTGCTTCGATCGTGTACGTCCCGGGCCAGACATCGCTGATGACCAGAGGAGAGAGGCCCCGATAATTCCCATTGAAATAGATCTGTGCGCCCGATGGCTGGGATTCCACCGAGATCGAACCGTAATTCACCGGAGCCTGGGTCGGGACCGGGTTGAGAGTGGCGTAGACAGTCCGGGTCTGTCCCGCTGACGGCATCTCGACCGAGGTTGAAAATGGTGTATACCCGCTCTTCTCAACGGACACGGTATTTACCGGTGAGCCGGTTGTGTACACCGGAACCGTGAGGGATCCGCCGGAAATGATTCCCTGGTATACCCCGTTGAAACTGACACTTGCACCATCGACATTGCACATTACCTGGATCCAGCCTTCCTGACCACCGAGTGCAGTAACAGGAGAGACTGACAGGAGAACAATACCAAAAATAATACCAATAACAAGAAGATCTTTTCTCATACTATCCATCCAGAAGGTCATCGGCATAATGCCAAAAAAACATTTCCCTCTGAATTCAGCAATCCTTTTTGAAAAATACAGCCTGGATCTCGGAACGGACGTGATTTATCCCTCGCACACGGAGGGTCCACGCCGGTTCTGCGATCGATTCGATACCGAACGATGAGAAAAGGTTTCGGACTTCGTTCTCGGAAAAATAGTGTGTCCGGACACCGGTTCCTCTCAAAAAGGTTCCCGGTTCGATCTCCTGCCCGTTACCAAACCGGAAATCCTTTTCTGAAAATTCCGAGAAGAAGAGACGGCCCTGCGGCCGGAGGACCCGTGCGATTTCCCCGGTGCAGTGCCAGCGATCATCTGCGCTCATGTGACCAAGAAGATGCCAGGCAAATACACAATCAAAGGATCCGGGCCGGAACGGTATGTGTCCTGCATCGGACAGCACGATCTCACAGGAAAATCCTGGTGATGCGATTTTCCGGGACAGCTTTACTGCAGCAGGAGAGAAATCCGTGGCCACAACATCCCAGCCTTTCCGGAGCATGCCCCCAAGAGTTTTGCCATTCCCGCATCCGAGTTCCAGTACCCGTGAAGAGACCGGGAGTGCGGGCAGGATATGGATGGCCCCACCCCACAGGCAGCCGCGTACTGAATACTCCTTCTCCCAGATTTTCCCGTCCGGTGAATTCCTTTGTAGCATTTCTTTAGTGGATCTGGATCTTCATCCTATAAACTGCCCTCGCCCGTTTACCATAATTCTCAGAGGGAAGATACATCAAATCCCAAAAAAAGATTGCCGTCTGTCCGAGAAACAGTTACCGGGGGAAAAACTCCTTCTTTCCCGGGATATACACTGCAGAAGAATATTCTTCGATGAAATCCGAATCCACGAGAAGATCGATATAAACCATCTTCATTGCAACCTCCTCGGCTTCCTGCCGGTTCTTCATCGAGACGAGCAGGGCATGAGCTCCCGAGAGCGAACCGTTCCCGAGAATGTGATATGCAGCATGGGGAAAATCAGGAATTATGCCGAACCGGATGATCTTCTGCTGGTCGGCATATGCACCGAAAGCCCCGGCCAGGTACACGTGGCGGACATCGGAAACGGCGATGCGGTATTTCTTTAAGAGTACGCCAATCGAACCGCAGGCAGCAGCCTTGGAATCGATCAGGTACGCCATGTCCTGCCGGGTGATAACAATATCCCGGCCGGTTGCGGTCTTCTCTTTTTCCACGAGCACAAATTCAGATCCGTCCGGGCCCTGCCGGACTCCCGGTCGGCCATCTACAAACTTTCCGGTAAAGTCGAGGATCCCCGCATCTGCCATTGCAGCAGCCGCATCGATGATAGCAGATCCACAGAGACCCCGGGGGGGCTCGTTATCAATCGTGGTCCAGTGTACAGCACAGGTTGCCGGATCGATTGCAATATGATCGATGGCTCCCCGCATGGCCCGCATGCCGGAGGAGATGCCCGCGCCTTCAAACGCAGGGCCGGATGCACAGGATACCGATGAGAGCCATTCGGAATTCCCCAGGACCACTTCCCCGTTTGTTCCGAGATCGATGAGAAGCGAAAGATCTTCCGACCGGTACATTTTCGAGGCTACAACATCCCCTACCGCATCTCCGCCAACGAACCGGCTGACGTTCGGGAGGCAGTACACAAAGGAGTCCGGGTTGACAAGAAGCCCCAGGGACCGGGCCCTGACAATTACCGGCTTTCTTGAGATCTCGGTATTGGCAAGCTCAAGAGCAGACGACTCCATTCCAAGAAAGAGATGGTGCATGACCGTGTTGCCGGCAATGCAGACATCATAGATGGAATCTGCCCCGATATCAGCCATAACTGCAAGCTGGCCTATCACATCATTGATACTATCGATTGCAGCAGCCTGGAGCTTCCGTTTCCCCTCGCCCTTTTTTGCAAACGCTATACGCGTCAGCAACTCTTCGCCGTACGTTATCTGGCGGTTCATTGCGGAGGCATGGGCAATGGTTTTTCCGGTGGCGAGATCGACGAGGATCCCGACAACGGTGGTTGTCCCGAGGTCGAGCGCAATCCCGAAAACGGTGCGGGTTGTATCGCCAGGTTCGATACTGACAACTTCCGGGTAACGGTTTGTTTTCGAGATGGTGACTGTTACAGTATCTTTTGTATATGCCAGCAGGTGATTCTGGTGGCGGGTCATATGCGGGCGTGTGCCGGAATAGCCTTCGAGTTTGAGCGACCGATGGTCAGAAGACGGGTGAAGGGAATCCCCGGTCTTTAATAGGTGTTTTGTTACCGCCGGCGCAAGCTCTCCATGGGGAACGATATGGTTCAAGAGAATCTTCGGGGCATCGATCCGGCTCTCGACCGGAATGATAAACTCGCAGTCGCCCTGCACATGCGTGTGGCAGGCCCGGCAATAGTTCTTCTCAATCTCGCCCGGGGTCAATCCTTTGAGACTTTCGGGGGTCCCGATGTCGCAGGTTCCTTTGAGATAGATGATCCGGCACTTGTTGCACTCCCCCTTTCCCCCGCAGATGCTCTCGAACTGGATACCGGCAAGCCGGATCGCATCCAGTACGGTTGCACCGGCAGGGATGCTGACAACCCGGTTTACCGGGTGGAATACAACGTTGACGTGATCTGCCATTCCATTCTCCACTATGGTCGATGAGTATGCGGTTCATCCATGACCGGCCGATCCCTCGGAAACAGAACCGGCGGGGCTCCCCGGGAATTCAGGCTGTATCCGGGGGCCAGTTGTCCCGGAGGTATTGCGGGATGCCGGAGGAATCTTTCGGGCCGACCAGGATCCTCCAGCCGGATGCCTCCTCGGTCTCGCCGCTCAGACGGGCTGCGAGCCCCGGGATGATGAGGACATTGTGGCTGACAAGACTGGATACATTATAGGCTTTGAGAGCATCCCGGATCGAATCGGCCGTGAAGTAGCGTCCGGCAACAGCACTTTCCACACTCAGGCCGCCGGTATCCACGACAATGAGATAACAGTCGAGATTTGCAGACTTGATATCGGATTCTACCGTGAAATACGTGAGCGCGTAATTGGTGGTGATGAGTACAGGCGAGTCCGGGTTTGGCCGGCCGAACGATTTTACACCCGACTCAACAGAGACGGGTTTCCTTGGGTCTGTGTAGAGATTGAACCGCCAGATGAGCTGGGGAAGGAGCACCCAGCCATCCAGGCAGTGCATGATCAAGATATCTGCGTACCGGGAGAGGAGCATGGACGCGGTTATCGCTTCCCGCCACTTGAGCACCTCTTCAGAGATCTCTTCACCGGCCCAGACCGTCAGCGGGACACCGAGAAGCGGGTAGCCGAACAGTTCATCGAAATTCCTGCAGGCACCGGCCCGGATTGCAGTGAAATTGTTGATAGTATCCGCGAGCCCTTCCTCGGCATAAGTCCCGGGATCGAGAACCAGGTCCGATACGCCATACTCTTTCAAAGTCCTGACAAGCGAGCGGAGGAGGCTAAGATTGTTCGGGGCAAAGACGGCAAGGGGTGCATCGTGCGCAAGTGCCAGCTCCGCCATCTCCTTCCACGTGCGTTCAGTAGCAGCATAGATGAGCGGCCGCTGGCCGGGAATCTCCTCCAGGCCGGCTTTCATGACTGCCGGGTCAAGAGCGCAGAGGATGAGGGGATACCGGCTTGCACCGGCAACCTTCCGGACAACGGACCCGAAGGTTTCGGGATCGCCCGAGCAGGACCGGACTGCGATTGCGTTTGGCACCAGTTTCCTGCCGATATAATTGTACGAGAACATCTCGATGTGCCGGACCCGTTCAAGCAGTTCTTCTTCCTGCATGAGATCGTGGACATCAAGTGCTATCGGCGTCGGGTTGTGGTACGTGAACTCGTGTCGCTGGAGGACATATTTCCCGCCAACGGTTACCCGGGATTCCCCGGTTCCTATCTGCACTGCACGAACCGGCGGTGCAAGCAGGACGGCGAGCGCATCATACGAGCCGGCATTCTCTTCAGCAAGGACCGGGGGGCAATCATTGAGCACCAGTTCCCCGTTGACAAGCCGGGTTGCAAAAGCCATGCAGTTGGCCTCCCCGCACTCCCGGCAGTTGGTCTTCGGGAGATGTTTGTATACATCGATGGGACTGATCTCGCGGATGCTTTTTCTGCGTTTCTGTTCCGGCATGCTTCCCGCCTGGCTCATAATCTCACACTCACCCAGTCCTGTATGCTGTCGGATTTCGCACTCCCGGGTCTTCCGAGCCGGTGGATCACGTCTTTCAAGGTAAGCACCGCTGCCGGGTGCATCATGAGGAAGAGATCCATGCCGGCGAGGAGGAGCGTGAGCGCATTGATGGTCTCCCAGATCGGGCCCCGGAGCTGCCGGGAGCCGTACTCGGGAGACATCTTCATCCAGGCTTCCCGGGCCGCCCAGGCATTGGTGGCTGCAGAGATCACCGGGTGTGCAAGCTCAGAATCGCCCATCAGCGCAGCATACCGGGCCCGCTCGTGGATGGTGAATGAATACTCAAGACCGTACCCGAGCGCAACGGTTGTCAGGTCCATCACGATCTGTTCCGGAGGGATGTACTGGTACAACCGGCGGTTGAGCTCTTTCGCATTGTTCAGTTCAAGACCGGTGAAAGCAAGCAGCACGTGCCCGTTGTCCCGGGCCGCAGTCGCGACCCGCTCAAGGGTCTTGGACTCCGCCATATCAAGCGTGACCGAATTGAGGAGAAGGCGTTCTCCCTGGGCCATCTCGGCAACTGCCGTGAAGACTTCCGCATCCTTCCGGGGATCCCCGCACCCGCCGACAATAATCGGGACATCCACAGCCTGGAGGATCTCTTCGACCGTTTTTACCGCCGATGCAGGGGTGGCATCCTTGAAAAGGGGATCGGTGCTCATCAGGTGGATGGTGATGGCATCGGCCCCGAATTTCTTCACGTTCATCTTTGCCCACTCAGCGGGATCTTCCATGACCTCAGAAACATTCTCTCTGAGCACCTTGGGAAGGGAAACGTTCATGTCAAATACATCGAGAGCGATGACCGGCAGATGGGGCGGGAGGTGAAGGCCGTCAAAGTACGCAGGCGTTGTCGCCCCGCCAATCGTGATGGACGATGACCGGCTCCCTCCCTCTGCCCGGGTCGCACCCAGGGTCACTTCCCGGATTTGCCCGGGATAGGAAAATTCAAGGGGGGCATAAGATTCACGATACAGCTCCGTGGGCTTGGCCGGGGCCTTGACTGCCAGGCCCGGGGTGGAGACGGGTTGAGGCTGCATACCGCCAAACGCAGGAATGAAGAGTTCGAGATCGCCTATCTCCATGGTGAAGTTCTCGAGCTCCACCTGGCGGACCCCTTTTAAGAGTTCCAGGATCTGGGGTGCCAGGGAGAGGAGCTTCTCATTATCCGTGGATACATCAATCCTTTTTTGCGCCATGGTCGTCACCTCCATATCCCGGCCGTATCGGCTGGATGATCACTTTATCGGCAGTGATCCGGGCATTTTTAAAAATAATCCTGAACCCTCCCGACTGGAAGGGAATATCCCCGACAGACAAGACCGTTCCGCCCCCAGGAGATTTTTGCTCTTCGGCAGCCGGTGCCTTCCACCGCTGGATAACAGGATGGTTATGGGTTTCCAGGAAGGATTTGAGATCAGGAATGGATGAGACATCCTTCTCAGTTGCAATGGCATCGATGACACTTGCGGGAATAAACTGCCGGAGTTTCTCTTTTGTATCGGACGGCATCCAGACCACCCGGTCATATCCCCCGTCGGCATGCATGAACCGCCTGGACCGCATGTATTCGATCGAGATTCCGTGGAAACCCTCGACCTGCCGGCCGCCGGCAGTCGAGTCTGCCATAGTTGAGAAGGGAAGGCCGTTCACGGTAGGTTCACGGAAACTGCGCAGCACAATGCCGAAGCCCTCGACTTCCGGAATGTAAAACGCAATTCCTTCGAAGCAGCCGCAGGACGTATGGGGGTAACCGAAGGCCGAGTAAAGATAAACACGGTTCACCTCTCCCATGGACCGCTTCTTGGCACTCTCATTTACACCGCTGTACTCGCCATTCTCGGCATCCAGGCACTCACCCTTCTCGATGGCATATATCGGTCCGTCGGGGTCGATACCGGCTGCCGCCCTCCCGTCAAACCAGCTGATGGCCCCGCAGTTGGCGTAACGCTGGGGGGTGATGACACAGACATGGGTCGGGGCAAAGGACTGGCAGAGCGCACAGCCATAGAAGGAATCGACATCTTCGTCCAGGAGTCCCCGGGCGCGTGCATCACGGGCCTCGTACATCTGGAGAGCTTCTGCGTAGAGGGGGCGGATCTTTTCAGGATCGGTGATGAACGAGACCTGGATCTTCTCGATGATGGGGAGTTCGTTCCGGAAGAGTTCGATCATCACCTGGCCAATGAACCGGAAGGAGGTGAGTCCCTTTCTGAATGCTTTTTTGGAGAGACGGATCCAGATGTCGTACCGCTGATTGAGGTGCATGAAACCCTCGATGTAATTGCAGTACTCGTGGATACGCCGCTCGACCACGCCTTCAAGATCGGTCTCGACCCGGGATCCGGAGATCTCCACGAGGATCCCGAGGGGATAGTGCTTGCCTTCTTCCATATCGCCAATATCGGGACCGAGGATGCGTATTGCGCCATCCTCGATCTGGTCCGGCGTGCGGACTCTTACGATCTCGAACTTTTCGGGAACCGACGGGCCCCCGAGCTCGACCTGCATGTCATTTTTCCGGACACGTTCTCCCTCATGGACAAGGCCGACTTCAACAGGTATCGTCTCAAACATGGTATCTCCCTAGTCCCCCAGATTCGAGACAATCCCCTTGAGATTGGCAGCCCAGTCTTTTATCGTGCTGTTGGGAAACGACCAGCTCGCATTGGGCTGGTACACGCAGTCAAGGGTCATGGTCTTCACGGTCGGTGCGAAATGCTTGAGCCCGGAGAGGATGGTCGATTCCATGGCATAGGGGAGTCCAACAAAGATGGCGAGATCGTATGGATCTTTCCCGTCAAGGCCTTTCCAGGATGGATCCGTGAGCCGGTTGCTGATATCGACCGCAGGCATGATCGCGGCAGGGGAGAACTGCCGGCTGAGGAACTCCTTGTTCGTGCTGGCGGTAACAACAACCGGAATTTTTGCTTTTTTTGCAAGCTCGATCAAGCAGTCGATGAGTTTCTTCCCCTCAACCTCGTATTCGACAATGCCGTGGCCTACGATCATGATCGGGCGTTTTGCCCGGCGTATCATGGCATCGGCAATGTCCGGTTTGACGATGAGGGAGGCCTTCTTCGGCCCGGGGATCTCGGCGGTCTGCCAGGAGTCGGTCATCGGCATGCTTCTCACACCTTCCTGTGGATCATCCGCGGGAGAAGCGTGGGATCGGGAATGGGATGCTCTTTCCAGTCCTTTCCGGCAAGGTGCCGTTCGATCTCGTCCTTCATTGTTAAGGGGATATCGCTCTTGGTCCGGATAAACAGGTGGACATCCTCGGGGATTCCGCCAACCATCCGTTTGTGGAGATCGATGTAATGCGCGAGTTTATTGGCCCGGCCTTTGCTCGTGTCGTTCGGCCGCATGGTCAGCTTCGCAATCATCACCATCGCCTCCTCCTTGGTCTCTGCTGCAAAGAAGAGGTGTTCCGGGACCGGGCCGACATATATTTTCTCCCCGGTCCTGGCATCGTGCACGTACCAGTCTTCCTCCCGGTCGGACCGGCCGAGCAGCATCCGGCGGTACTTGGTCCCGTGCGGGCCGACAACCACGGGAATTCCCAGGCGCCAGAACCCGGCCGCGATAGCCACGGCTTTCTGGGACATGGCTCCCCAGGCAACCCCGACGGCACCGACTCGGTTGTACACGTAATCGGCAATCTCCTCGTAATTGCCCCGGAGCGGGCGCTTGGCAAAGACGCTTGCTATCTTGATTGCCGCCCCCGCAATATGGGAGTTGGCAACACACGAGCCGACATTCACGATCCCGCCGGCTTCAAACGCGCCGGGATAGCGCTCGTATGCGGTCTTTCCTTCCTCGTCCCGGAACATACCGGCGGACATGGCAGAGCATCCCGACGTGCAGACAATGTACCGGCGTTTTGCAAACTCCATGCACATCTCCGCCACTTCCCGCGAACCCTTGGGATAATTGGCGCAGCCGACAAACGCAACAACCCCGGGGATCTCCCCAAGGACAATCGGGCCGCCGACTTTCCGGATCTCCACGTCCTGGATAGGCCCGCGACCGGCCCGGAGGCAGTAATTGTCTTCCCGGGTTTTTTTGTCCGCAGCAGATACGATCAGGCTGTGAACCGGGATCTTGTGGGTGCAGGCCGGCTCGCAGCGCCCGCAGCCGATGCAGTCATCGTAAATCTCGTCGAGACCCGAGAGATTTCCGCCCGCGGCAGCCTTGATAGCCTGCGGGAGCGGGAGATCATTGGGGCAGGCCCTGCGGCAGAGCATGCACTGGGTGCACTTCTTCGCAAGCTCGATGAGCAGTTCCTTTGAGGGAAGTGTTCCTTTCTTCTTCCGTTTCGGGGCAACCGCCTGAGCCGTGCGGACCGCAACAACACCCACTTTTTCCGGATCCAGGATGAGGGCACCGGTAACGGTCCCGCTCACGAACCCTTCCACAATATCCTCAACAGAATCGTGCGTCCTGTCCGGAAGTCCGAGACAATTCTTCTCGCTCGTTGCAATGAGGGGAGTGTGGATCAGGGCCGCTTCTTCGAGCGTATCGGTGCGGACGCACTGTTCGTCAACGACAATGACATCGGGAACCCCGCTCCGGATATAGCGCAGCTGCCAGGATATGGGGCCGATGATCTTGGCTTTTGCGGAGTACCGTGTCACATCGAGAGCCGTGCAGCAGATACCGGTTACTTCGATTGCTGAACTGAGGTTGTTCTCCCGGAGGAAATCGATGATACTTGCTGCCGGGGGAACATTGTGGCCAACGACAAGGATGACCGGTTTTTCCAGGTCAACGGTACCAAGGCCGAGATCGACAAGCGCAGCATCCGGGTCGGCTCTCGGGAAATTCAGGGTGGAGATCTGGGCTATGTCGGCAACTTCCATTCCCACGTGGTCGATCATGCCGGCATGGAAGACTTTAGACTCAAAGTCCAGATTATTGCCTTCCTGGCCGGTATGGGTGACAGCAAGGAGCTGGGTGATCTGGTTCTCGCAATAGTCGAGGACCTGTTCAAAGTCGCCGAGGGTTGCGGGTTTGATCCCGCACACCAGCCGGGTTATCGGGGCTTCGACCTCGATTCCCACATCCCCGAAACTTATCGGGTGATCGTGGCCGAATTTTTCAAGCAGGTGCGTGAGCAGCTCCCGCGAATGGCTGGTGTGCGTTGCAGCCCCGATGCAGGCCGAGATAAGAACGGTCCGGGACTGCTGCGCCGGCATCGAGATGCCGCAGGCACCCCGTTTCCTGCCGGTCAGATCGCATTTCCCGTACGTGCAGAGGCAGCAGAGGTCGCAGAACGGCATATAGAAGGGTTTGTACCGTTCCAGGAGACGCTTGTCCCAGGGTCGCAGCGTGGTTAAGGACGGGAATGGCGTTGGTCCCTGCTTCTCGTCCCAGGTGTCCCGTATGACCGATCCAATGGTGAGATTGAGATTATGGAGGTGTGCCCCACCAGTTTTCAGTTCCTGTATCCTGAGGTTCACACCGTTTTTACTCATATCAAAAAACCACCGTAAGGATTCAACTATACATTGAGGGATGAGTAAAATAAGGTTATCGTAGTTGACATCGCCTGAAAAAGGAAAATTCGCCCGGCCCGGGCCCCGGTTATCCGGAAAGAACGGCATCCAGCAGAGCGGATACGGACCGGTAAGCAACTGATGTTGCAGGAAGATCCAGCAGGGACCTGCCGGCCAGTACGTACGCTGCCAGCTCGTCGTCGCGCTCGATCTTGCCAAGATACGGGAGACCGGTCTCCGCGGCAGCCCGGTCATGGAGATCGGCAGGGAACCCGTATCCCCCGGCAATGTAAAATTCCTTAAAACCGATCCCCACTTCCCGGATCACCCGGTGGGCTCTCCGGACATGGGCAAAGGATTTGCTGGAGGGGCCCATGACATCGATCACCAGGTCCACGTCGCGGGCGATCTTCCGGTTCAGGTGCTCGAGGCCCCCGGGGGAATCGATCAGGATATAGCGGTACTGTTTTGTGATCTGGCCGAGCGCATTTTTTAACGCAGCATCGGGAAGGCAGTAACAGCCTTCAACCCACTTGGTCCCGACCGCAATGAGATCGAAATCGCTGCCCTCGTAAAGGCCGTCTTCCCAGATCCGGGTCTCGATCCGTTTCGAAGGGGGGATGCCCACGGTCGTCCCGCCCCGGGCAATGAACGTGTCCGAGAGGAGTTCCGCGATAGTGGACTTTCCTTCGGATTCGAGATCAACGCCCATCATCTCGGCCAGATTCTGGTCGGGATCCGCGTCCACGAGCAGGACCGGAGTCTGCTTCTTCTCTATGAGATACCGGGCCATCAGGGAGACAAAACTCGTCTTCCCGGTCCCGCCCCGGCCCATGGTCACAATGGTCTTCATGGCTGATCGGTCTCTGTTTTTGCAAGAGTTTCTGCAAGTTCTCTTATTGCCCGGTATGCTGCAGACCGGGATTCATCGAGAGGATCGCCGGAAATGCCGGTCTCGGCTACTTCGGGATCATAGGGGATGGTGCCAATGACGGCAAGGTCGTGAGTTTTGGCAAATTCGCGTATCACATCCTCGTGCCGGGGAGTGCCGACACGGTTCCCGACAAGACCGACCCGGGCGATATCCGATTCGCGGGCAAGCCGGCAGATCACATTCGCAGTCTCGAGCGATTTCCTGTTGGCATCCGTAACCACGAGAAGGGAGTCGACATGGCCGGCAGTGCCCCGGCCAAGATGTTCGATCCCTGCCTCCATATCAAGAATGACCGCTTCATCCCGGTCCACAACAAGATGGCGCATAAGGGCTTTTATCACCGAATGGGCCGGGCAGACACAGCCGCTTCCCATGGCTTTGACCGTGCCCATCACGAGGAGATGGGCGCCCGAGGGAGTGGGAACGGCATGATTTCGGATGATGTCGTCTACCGTGAACGTAAGCCGGAAGACCCCGGGATACTCGGTGCCGGTCTTTACGCGGATCAGATCCTCGTTCTCCGCAACAGGAACAATGCGTGCCGCTTCTTCGATGGTCAGGCCAAGCGAGAGAGCAAGATTGGGGGATGAATCCGCATCGATGGCGAGCACCG
This region includes:
- a CDS encoding AAA family ATPase, with the protein product MKTIVTMGRGGTGKTSFVSLMARYLIEKKQTPVLLVDADPDQNLAEMMGVDLESEGKSTIAELLSDTFIARGGTTVGIPPSKRIETRIWEDGLYEGSDFDLIAVGTKWVEGCYCLPDAALKNALGQITKQYRYILIDSPGGLEHLNRKIARDVDLVIDVMGPSSKSFAHVRRAHRVIREVGIGFKEFYIAGGYGFPADLHDRAAAETGLPYLGKIERDDELAAYVLAGRSLLDLPATSVAYRSVSALLDAVLSG
- a CDS encoding AAA family ATPase translates to MKIAISGKGGVGKTFIAGTLARCLVQSGHPVLAIDADSSPNLALSLGLTIEEAARIVPVAENEDLIRVKTGTEYPGVFRLTFTVDDIIRNHAVPTPSGAHLLVMGTVKAMGSGCVCPAHSVIKALMRHLVVDRDEAVILDMEAGIEHLGRGTAGHVDSLLVVTDANRKSLETANVICRLARESDIARVGLVGNRVGTPRHEDVIREFAKTHDLAVIGTIPYDPEVAETGISGDPLDESRSAAYRAIRELAETLAKTETDQP